The following are encoded together in the Arcobacter aquimarinus genome:
- the alaS gene encoding alanine--tRNA ligase, with the protein MDIRKEYLEFFKSKGHEVISSMPLVPDDPTLMFTNAGMVQFKDIFTGSIPKPENPRATSCQLCVRAGGKHNDLENVGYTARHHTLFEMLGNFSFGDYFKEDAISYAWEFVTVNLALPIERLWVTVHENDDEAFNIWSKYINPERIMRFGDKDNFWAMGDTGACGPCSEIFYDQGEEHFNTPEDKMGGDGDRFLEIWNLVFMQYERTADGKLNPLPKPSIDTGMGLERVIAIKEGVLNNFDSSNFKPIIEKIEELANKKSTKENIGSYRVIADHLRATSFMLSQGILFGNEGRPYVLRRILRRAVRHGYLIGFRKPFMAQLLDTLINIMGNHYIELVENKNFIKEQLTLEEDRFFKTIDLGMSLFNEELANTKEIFSGEIAFKLYDTYGFPLDLTEDMLRDRNLKVDLIKFDELMNKQKAMAKAAWKGSGDASNEGDFKQLIEKYGLNEFVGYDNTAYKSKIVALLDENFKEISTLEKGSIGWVMLDKTPFYATSGGQNGDIGALEDNKHIAIIEETSKFHGLNLSKVKVENSTLSQGENVDAVVVNRYEVAKHHSATHLLQSALKIVLGESVSQAGSLNDASRLRFDFTYPKAMSSEQIEEVEDLVNTMIARSIAGNVEELPIEEAKNKGAIAMFGEKYGDTVRVVSFSDVSVEFCGGTHVKNTSDIGSFYIIKESGVSAGVRRIEAVCGASAIKYTKEIISKMNEIQAEVKNNDVIAGIKKLKDQIKDLKKELETAQSQTSSPINEEIIGDTKVVVSVVENGDLKKIVDDMKNATEKLAILLLQAKDDKVMIVAGSKNTNIKAGDWIKNIAPIVGGGGGGRPDFATAGGKDITKIEDAKIAALNYAKENL; encoded by the coding sequence ATGGATATCAGAAAAGAATATTTAGAGTTTTTTAAAAGTAAAGGACATGAAGTTATATCTTCTATGCCACTAGTTCCAGATGATCCTACATTGATGTTTACAAATGCAGGTATGGTTCAATTTAAAGATATTTTCACAGGTTCAATCCCAAAACCTGAAAATCCCAGAGCAACTTCTTGTCAATTATGTGTAAGAGCTGGTGGAAAACATAATGATTTAGAAAATGTTGGATACACAGCAAGACATCATACTTTATTTGAAATGTTAGGTAATTTCTCATTTGGAGACTATTTTAAAGAAGATGCAATCTCTTATGCTTGGGAATTTGTAACAGTTAATTTAGCCCTTCCTATCGAAAGATTATGGGTTACAGTTCATGAAAATGATGATGAAGCATTTAATATTTGGTCAAAATATATTAATCCAGAAAGAATTATGAGATTTGGCGATAAGGACAATTTTTGGGCTATGGGAGATACAGGTGCTTGTGGACCTTGTAGTGAAATTTTCTATGACCAAGGAGAAGAACATTTTAACACTCCTGAAGACAAAATGGGTGGAGATGGAGATAGATTCTTAGAAATTTGGAACTTGGTATTTATGCAATACGAAAGAACTGCTGATGGGAAATTGAATCCTCTTCCAAAACCATCAATTGATACTGGAATGGGACTTGAAAGAGTTATTGCAATTAAAGAAGGTGTATTAAATAACTTTGATTCATCAAATTTCAAACCAATTATTGAGAAAATTGAAGAATTAGCAAATAAAAAATCAACAAAAGAAAATATTGGTTCATATAGAGTAATAGCTGATCATTTAAGAGCTACATCATTTATGTTATCACAGGGAATTTTATTTGGAAATGAAGGAAGACCTTATGTTTTAAGAAGAATTCTTAGACGGGCTGTAAGACATGGTTATTTAATAGGTTTTAGAAAACCTTTTATGGCTCAACTTCTTGATACACTTATAAATATTATGGGTAATCACTATATTGAACTTGTTGAGAATAAAAATTTTATAAAAGAACAACTTACACTTGAAGAAGATAGATTTTTCAAAACTATTGATTTAGGAATGTCTTTATTTAATGAAGAATTAGCTAATACAAAAGAGATTTTTTCAGGTGAAATAGCTTTTAAATTATACGATACATATGGTTTCCCTTTAGATTTAACAGAAGATATGTTAAGAGATAGAAATTTAAAAGTTGATTTAATAAAATTTGATGAACTAATGAATAAACAGAAAGCCATGGCAAAAGCTGCGTGGAAAGGAAGTGGAGATGCTTCGAATGAAGGTGACTTCAAGCAATTAATTGAAAAATATGGTTTAAATGAATTTGTTGGTTATGATAATACTGCTTATAAATCAAAAATCGTTGCACTTTTAGATGAAAACTTTAAAGAAATTTCTACTTTAGAAAAAGGCTCAATAGGTTGGGTTATGTTAGATAAAACACCATTTTATGCCACAAGTGGTGGACAAAATGGCGATATTGGAGCATTAGAAGATAATAAACATATTGCAATCATTGAAGAAACTTCAAAATTTCATGGATTAAATCTTTCAAAAGTAAAAGTAGAAAATTCTACTTTATCTCAAGGTGAAAATGTAGACGCAGTTGTTGTAAATAGATATGAAGTTGCAAAACATCATAGTGCAACACATTTACTTCAAAGTGCGCTAAAAATAGTTTTAGGAGAGAGTGTTTCTCAAGCAGGTTCTTTAAATGATGCCTCAAGACTTAGATTTGACTTTACTTATCCAAAAGCTATGAGCTCAGAACAAATTGAAGAAGTTGAAGATTTAGTAAATACTATGATTGCAAGAAGTATCGCTGGAAACGTAGAAGAATTACCAATTGAAGAAGCTAAAAATAAAGGTGCTATTGCTATGTTTGGTGAAAAATATGGTGATACTGTAAGAGTAGTAAGTTTTTCTGATGTTTCTGTTGAATTTTGTGGAGGAACTCACGTAAAAAATACATCTGATATTGGAAGTTTTTATATTATAAAAGAATCAGGTGTAAGTGCAGGAGTAAGAAGAATAGAGGCTGTTTGTGGAGCATCTGCTATAAAATATACAAAAGAAATTATTTCTAAAATGAATGAAATTCAAGCAGAAGTTAAAAATAATGATGTAATAGCTGGAATTAAAAAATTAAAAGATCAAATTAAAGATCTTAAAAAAGAGCTTGAAACAGCACAAAGCCAAACATCATCTCCAATAAATGAAGAAATAATTGGTGATACAAAAGTTGTTGTTTCAGTAGTTGAAAATGGCGATTTAAAGAAAATTGTTGATGATATGAAAAATGCAACTGAAAAACTTGCAATCTTACTTTTACAAGCAAAAGATGACAAAGTTATGATAGTTGCTGGAAGCAAAAATACAAATATCAAAGCTGGCGATTGGATTAAAAATATAGCACCTATCGTAGGTGGTGGAGGTGGTGGAAGACCTGACTTCGCAACTGCTGGTGGTAAAGATATAACAAAAATTGAAGATGCGAAAATTGCAGCATTAAATTATGCAAAAGAAAATTTGTAA
- a CDS encoding SIMPL domain-containing protein, with amino-acid sequence MEKLDTKSSLILGFSIFLGLSILGYLLSTSVIKYKEFDRTVIVKGLSEKEVEADIVLWPIRFSVIDNSLDGLNKKVENDTTEILSFLEINGIKKEEITINSPAIIDKMANEYSNQEVQVRYLANRTINIYSSNVKKVREITGKLFELSKKGILFKIDDYDSKIEYIYTKLNDIKPSMIEEATNNARSVALKFAEDSKSKLGKIKKASQGQFVITSRDKNTEYIKNVRIVSTVEYYLSD; translated from the coding sequence ATGGAAAAATTAGATACAAAATCTTCTTTAATTTTAGGTTTTTCTATTTTTTTAGGATTATCTATTTTAGGGTATTTACTCTCTACAAGTGTGATTAAATACAAAGAGTTTGATAGAACAGTTATTGTAAAAGGTTTGTCTGAAAAAGAAGTTGAAGCAGATATTGTTTTATGGCCTATAAGATTTAGTGTTATTGATAATAGTTTAGATGGCTTAAATAAAAAAGTTGAAAATGATACAACTGAAATTTTGAGTTTTTTAGAAATAAATGGCATAAAGAAAGAGGAAATTACTATAAATTCTCCAGCTATTATTGATAAAATGGCAAATGAATATTCAAATCAAGAAGTTCAAGTTAGATATTTAGCTAATAGAACAATAAATATTTATTCATCAAATGTAAAAAAAGTGAGAGAAATTACTGGTAAATTATTTGAATTATCAAAAAAAGGTATATTATTTAAAATAGATGATTATGACTCTAAAATAGAGTACATTTATACAAAATTAAATGATATTAAACCTTCTATGATAGAAGAAGCAACAAACAATGCAAGAAGTGTAGCACTTAAATTTGCAGAAGATTCAAAAAGTAAACTTGGAAAAATTAAAAAAGCTTCACAAGGTCAATTTGTAATTACAAGCAGAGATAAAAATACTGAATATATTAAAAATGTAAGAATAGTTTCAACTGTTGAATATTATTTGTCAGATTGA
- a CDS encoding MFS transporter, with protein sequence MKGNLLIIIYCIIIVLSVMYATQPLQPLLANEFGISIIQASQFTAVIMLFLAISPIIYGYILEKVCAKKMLIRASFILLITNIFLGLAKSYELFLFLRICEALVIPAILTSLMSILANIDKKNIKFNMSIYVAATVFGGLVGRIFSGFIATNFSYEYVFYSLSVAILISLFFINKLDYEGEATMVKPKIKDISLILKDKRFVLIYFIMFCMFFVFAGVLNVLPFRVKDISESFSEFQISLLYLGYGMGIIVSLGSKRIVNYFKGEINTIFIFIAFFLFITIFLTNEDIVYLFLLLFLFCIGMFTVHTVSTGLANSMKSSQKSLTSGMYLTFYYLGGATGSFFPSIIYEHFGWNIMLYGFVFILFIVIFFIYGNRNLFLKV encoded by the coding sequence TTGAAAGGTAATTTATTAATTATTATATATTGTATTATTATTGTTTTATCAGTTATGTATGCAACCCAACCTTTACAGCCTTTATTAGCTAATGAGTTTGGTATATCAATTATTCAAGCTTCACAATTTACAGCAGTTATAATGCTGTTTTTAGCAATTTCACCAATAATTTATGGATATATCTTAGAAAAAGTTTGTGCAAAAAAGATGTTAATACGTGCTTCTTTTATTTTATTAATTACAAATATATTTTTAGGACTTGCTAAATCTTATGAACTATTTTTATTTCTTAGAATTTGTGAGGCTTTAGTGATTCCAGCAATTCTAACTTCACTTATGAGTATTCTTGCAAATATTGATAAAAAAAATATAAAATTTAATATGTCTATTTATGTTGCTGCAACAGTTTTTGGAGGATTAGTAGGGAGAATATTTTCTGGATTTATAGCTACGAATTTTTCTTATGAATATGTATTTTATTCATTATCTGTTGCAATCTTAATATCTTTATTTTTTATTAATAAATTAGATTATGAAGGTGAAGCAACAATGGTAAAACCTAAAATTAAAGATATTTCATTAATTTTAAAAGATAAAAGGTTTGTATTGATTTATTTTATAATGTTTTGTATGTTTTTTGTTTTTGCAGGAGTTTTAAATGTACTACCTTTTAGGGTAAAAGATATTTCTGAATCTTTCTCGGAATTTCAAATATCTTTATTATATTTAGGTTATGGAATGGGAATAATAGTCTCTTTAGGTTCTAAAAGAATTGTTAATTATTTTAAAGGTGAAATAAATACTATTTTTATATTTATAGCTTTTTTCTTATTTATTACCATATTTTTAACAAATGAAGATATTGTTTATCTATTTTTATTATTGTTTTTATTTTGTATAGGAATGTTTACAGTTCATACAGTAAGTACAGGACTTGCAAATTCTATGAAATCATCACAAAAATCACTTACATCTGGAATGTATTTAACTTTTTATTATTTAGGTGGAGCTACAGGTTCATTTTTCCCTTCTATTATATATGAACATTTTGGTTGGAATATTATGCTTTACGGGTTTGTTTTTATATTGTTTATTGTAATATTTTTTATCTATGGAAATAGAAATTTATTTTTAAAGGTTTAA
- a CDS encoding NlpC/P60 family protein, with protein sequence MSLFFTGCSYKSSEEVIDMSSYNKNKNLEHTPYKNIQKNTKISKTQKSDFFKKYTNQNYTSKKQVLNNELFDFYSQWEGVRYKLGGSNKNGIDCSAFIQKAFKEKFDLEMPRTTVSQAKIGKEINKNELEVGDLVFFKTGRTNHVGIYIDNGKFMHASTKIGVTISDLQNEYFKKNYWKAQRIID encoded by the coding sequence ATGAGCCTATTTTTTACAGGTTGTTCTTATAAAAGTAGCGAAGAAGTAATTGATATGTCCTCTTACAACAAAAATAAAAATTTAGAACATACTCCTTACAAAAATATTCAAAAAAATACAAAAATTTCAAAAACTCAAAAAAGTGATTTCTTCAAAAAATATACTAATCAAAATTATACTTCAAAAAAACAAGTTTTAAATAATGAACTCTTTGATTTTTATTCTCAATGGGAAGGCGTTAGATATAAATTAGGTGGAAGTAATAAAAATGGAATAGATTGCTCTGCATTTATACAAAAAGCTTTTAAAGAAAAATTTGATTTAGAAATGCCTAGAACGACTGTTTCTCAAGCTAAAATCGGTAAAGAAATAAATAAAAATGAATTAGAAGTTGGTGATTTAGTTTTTTTCAAAACAGGGAGAACAAACCACGTTGGAATTTATATAGATAATGGTAAATTTATGCACGCTTCTACTAAAATTGGGGTTACTATATCTGATTTACAAAATGAATATTTCAAAAAGAACTATTGGAAAGCACAAAGAATTATTGATTAA
- a CDS encoding C40 family peptidase — protein sequence MIKKIFFIPTAVLLFSACSHNNQLAEKSTKDESLNKKQIILSYDEYKKQFDTKNQKVISKPLNTNSYLLSKQYESVLSNNKEEKNISNLTSQLPKKTQVFTDFYNEWKNVKYKMGGTSKSGIDCSAFTQKIYKEKFNISLPRTTITQVNVGTEVKKSELIPGDLVFFKTSKTDKHVGVYVGDNKFLHASIKGIQYTSLDKPFYKKNYWTSRRIMN from the coding sequence TTGATTAAAAAAATATTTTTTATACCTACTGCAGTATTATTATTTTCTGCTTGTTCTCATAATAATCAATTAGCTGAAAAATCAACAAAAGATGAATCTTTAAATAAAAAACAAATAATACTCTCTTATGATGAATATAAGAAACAATTTGACACAAAAAATCAAAAAGTTATCAGTAAACCTCTCAATACTAATTCTTATTTATTAAGTAAACAATATGAAAGTGTTTTATCAAATAATAAAGAAGAAAAAAATATTTCTAATTTAACTTCTCAACTTCCAAAAAAAACACAAGTTTTTACTGATTTTTATAATGAATGGAAAAATGTAAAATATAAAATGGGTGGAACTTCAAAAAGTGGAATTGATTGTTCTGCTTTCACTCAAAAAATTTATAAAGAAAAATTTAATATTTCTCTTCCTAGAACAACTATAACACAAGTAAATGTTGGTACTGAAGTTAAAAAATCAGAATTAATTCCTGGTGATTTAGTTTTTTTCAAAACAAGTAAAACAGATAAACACGTAGGTGTTTATGTTGGAGATAATAAGTTTTTACATGCTTCTATAAAAGGTATTCAATATACAAGTTTGGATAAACCATTTTATAAAAAGAATTATTGGACTTCAAGAAGAATTATGAATTAA
- a CDS encoding tellurium resistance protein TerC, with product MIMLSKLSGILIFLSFLVTIFAYFFQNNMIIVAGIFTWIAFLLLFFTLKNKTLIIVLLLLSFLGYIIVLVNNFEINLIKIFTVNQYLLALLIGVGFLRLIAMPKKDKTSSLPKGKKSFIKTYLSVHLFGSVINLSSLILVADKMYKKAPLSKSQIILLTRAFSSDAYWSPFFVAFAAAITYAPKLNSSVIVINGIILAFIAFIITYYDVIKEKAYDIENFYGYPLSFNSLFLPFLLALLVLITNNYFPDLKVIVLISLFSIIMTIIILPIKKGIKTSFKTLTIHITDELPKMKSEISLFLVAGMFGIIIGTILIGLNFTLPFTNFDWKIASLLLLSFIILSFVGIHPIITISIIGDYLSGVNHTFLAVTFLMAWSTTVSTSPFSGLNLTIVARYACSAKEIFMMNISYAIKMYIVCIICLYILSNYFDL from the coding sequence ATGATAATGCTATCTAAACTTTCAGGTATTTTAATATTTTTATCTTTCTTAGTAACTATATTTGCATATTTTTTTCAAAATAATATGATTATTGTTGCTGGAATTTTTACATGGATTGCATTTTTACTTCTTTTTTTTACACTTAAAAATAAAACTCTAATTATTGTACTTTTATTACTTAGTTTTTTAGGATATATAATTGTTTTAGTTAATAATTTTGAAATAAATTTAATTAAAATATTTACAGTTAATCAATATTTATTAGCTCTTTTAATTGGAGTTGGTTTTTTGAGATTAATTGCAATGCCAAAAAAAGATAAAACTTCTAGTTTACCAAAAGGTAAAAAATCTTTTATAAAGACTTATCTTAGTGTACATCTTTTTGGTTCTGTAATTAATCTTTCTTCTTTAATATTAGTAGCAGATAAAATGTATAAAAAAGCACCATTGAGTAAATCTCAAATTATTCTTTTAACTAGGGCATTTTCAAGTGATGCTTACTGGTCCCCATTTTTTGTTGCATTTGCTGCTGCAATTACTTATGCTCCAAAGCTAAATAGTTCTGTAATAGTAATCAATGGAATAATACTTGCTTTTATAGCTTTTATAATAACTTATTACGATGTGATAAAAGAGAAAGCCTATGATATTGAAAACTTTTATGGTTATCCATTATCTTTTAATTCACTTTTTTTACCATTTTTATTAGCTTTATTAGTGCTAATTACTAATAATTATTTCCCAGATTTAAAAGTAATAGTTTTAATTTCATTATTTTCTATAATTATGACTATAATTATTTTGCCTATTAAAAAAGGAATAAAAACTTCATTTAAAACTTTAACAATTCATATTACAGATGAATTACCAAAAATGAAAAGTGAAATCTCACTTTTTTTAGTTGCAGGAATGTTTGGAATAATTATTGGAACTATTTTAATAGGTTTAAATTTTACTCTACCTTTTACAAATTTTGATTGGAAAATTGCTTCTTTACTTCTTTTATCTTTTATTATTTTATCATTTGTTGGAATTCATCCAATAATTACAATTTCAATAATTGGGGATTATTTAAGTGGCGTAAATCATACTTTTTTAGCAGTTACATTTCTGATGGCTTGGTCAACCACTGTTTCAACATCACCATTTTCAGGATTAAATCTTACAATAGTTGCAAGATACGCTTGTAGTGCAAAAGAGATTTTTATGATGAATATATCTTATGCTATAAAGATGTATATAGTTTGTATTATTTGTTTATATATTTTATCAAACTATTTTGATTTATAG
- a CDS encoding DMT family transporter yields the protein MKYYILLVLCVLFWSGNFVFGRLISNDISPIELSFYRWFFVLLILLPFILVHYKNLLIILKKEYLILFVLGGLGIAGFNTFLYYGLQTTTATNALLINSSTPIFIIIFSAIIFKISISKIQLFGVFLSTIGVFYLILKGEIEHIFELHFTIGDLWIIAACIDWALYSVLLKYKPKELNTFEFFSITTLLGTLILYLVFIYQGYNLEFTFLENKEVLYSLIYIVIFPSILSFYFWNRATIEIGANKAGQFAHLMPIFGAMLAYIFLKEKVLVYHLIGTIFIAVGIYLSIFLKRNKS from the coding sequence ATGAAATATTATATTCTTTTAGTTTTATGTGTACTTTTTTGGTCTGGAAATTTTGTTTTTGGAAGATTGATTTCAAATGATATTAGCCCAATTGAATTGTCTTTTTATAGATGGTTTTTTGTACTTTTAATTTTATTACCTTTTATTTTAGTTCATTATAAAAATTTATTAATAATATTGAAAAAAGAGTATTTAATTTTATTTGTTTTAGGTGGATTAGGAATTGCTGGATTTAATACATTTTTATATTATGGTTTACAAACAACTACTGCAACAAACGCTTTGTTGATAAATTCAAGTACTCCAATATTTATCATAATTTTTTCTGCAATAATTTTTAAAATTTCTATTAGTAAAATACAACTTTTTGGAGTATTTCTTTCAACAATCGGAGTTTTTTATTTGATTTTAAAAGGTGAAATAGAGCATATCTTTGAATTGCATTTTACGATTGGAGATTTATGGATAATAGCTGCATGTATAGATTGGGCTTTATATTCAGTATTATTAAAGTATAAACCAAAAGAATTAAACACCTTTGAGTTTTTTTCTATAACTACATTATTAGGAACATTGATTTTATATTTGGTGTTTATATATCAAGGTTATAATTTAGAATTTACGTTTTTAGAAAATAAAGAGGTATTATATTCATTAATTTATATTGTAATTTTTCCATCTATACTTTCTTTTTATTTTTGGAATAGAGCAACAATTGAAATAGGTGCAAATAAAGCTGGTCAATTTGCACACTTAATGCCAATTTTTGGGGCAATGTTAGCATATATATTTTTAAAAGAAAAAGTTCTTGTTTATCATTTAATAGGAACAATATTTATTGCAGTAGGAATTTATTTATCAATTTTTCTAAAAAGGAATAAAAGTTAA
- the maf gene encoding septum formation inhibitor Maf encodes MLRLGSNSPTRALILKNFGIDFVQNGGNFDEDSIKTIDPKSFCYEATKGKFNELYNKYGVEDMPLLVADSVVTCKGKLLRKAKDLDDAKAMLELQSGNKTSVITCMIYKSKFKEIIDISITSYEFTNFNKNHINEYLNSGECFGKAGAIMVEGFCKPYIKKVIGYESTAMGLCVEKLKVFM; translated from the coding sequence TTGTTAAGACTTGGTTCAAATTCACCAACTCGTGCACTAATTTTAAAAAACTTTGGTATTGATTTTGTTCAAAATGGTGGAAATTTTGATGAAGATTCAATAAAAACTATTGATCCAAAATCATTTTGTTATGAAGCTACTAAAGGCAAATTCAACGAACTTTACAATAAATACGGAGTTGAAGATATGCCTTTACTTGTAGCAGATAGTGTTGTAACTTGTAAAGGAAAACTTCTTAGAAAAGCAAAAGATTTAGATGATGCAAAAGCTATGCTTGAACTTCAAAGTGGGAATAAAACTTCAGTTATAACTTGTATGATTTATAAATCAAAATTTAAAGAAATTATAGATATTTCTATTACTTCTTATGAATTTACAAACTTTAATAAAAATCATATAAATGAATATCTAAACTCTGGTGAATGTTTTGGAAAAGCTGGAGCTATTATGGTTGAAGGTTTTTGTAAACCATATATTAAAAAAGTCATAGGCTATGAAAGTACTGCAATGGGTTTATGTGTTGAAAAATTAAAAGTATTTATGTAA
- a CDS encoding cytochrome-c peroxidase, with translation MKLVTSLAVCLLGASSLFADSSLLTKAKKSGLEAIPATKTEIMKLIDDKNDPITDAKVELGKKLYFDPRLSKSNLISCNTCHNLALGGADGVPAAIGHGWTANPHHLNSPTVYNSVFFKAQFWDGRSPHLADQAQGPVQAGPEMAAPAPLVEQRINSIPTYVEEFKGAYGKDVKIDFEKITATIATFEKTLVTPSRFDDYLNGNEKALSDEEKKGLNKFIDKGCTSCHNGIALGGTMQPFQVAAQYKFTNVGDFKGDSNGMVKTPTLRNITETAPYFHNGQIWSLNEAVKEMGSVQLGIQISDADAAEIVTFLKALKGTKPEIVYPQLPESTIETEKPSFD, from the coding sequence ATGAAATTAGTTACATCTTTAGCTGTATGTCTTTTAGGAGCAAGTTCATTATTTGCAGATAGTTCTTTGTTAACAAAAGCAAAAAAAAGTGGGTTAGAAGCAATTCCTGCAACAAAAACAGAAATAATGAAGTTAATTGATGATAAAAATGATCCTATTACAGATGCAAAAGTTGAATTAGGAAAAAAGTTATATTTTGATCCAAGACTTTCAAAAAGTAATCTTATTTCGTGTAATACATGTCATAATTTAGCTTTAGGTGGAGCTGATGGTGTTCCTGCTGCTATTGGTCATGGTTGGACAGCAAATCCTCATCATTTAAATTCACCAACTGTATATAATTCAGTGTTTTTTAAAGCTCAATTTTGGGATGGAAGAAGTCCTCATTTAGCTGATCAAGCACAAGGTCCAGTTCAAGCAGGTCCTGAAATGGCAGCACCAGCTCCATTAGTTGAGCAAAGAATAAACTCAATTCCTACATATGTTGAAGAGTTTAAAGGTGCTTATGGAAAAGATGTAAAAATAGATTTTGAAAAAATTACTGCAACAATAGCAACTTTTGAAAAAACATTGGTAACTCCATCAAGATTCGACGATTATTTAAACGGAAATGAAAAAGCTTTAAGTGATGAAGAGAAAAAAGGTTTAAATAAATTTATAGATAAAGGTTGTACATCTTGTCATAATGGTATTGCATTAGGTGGAACTATGCAACCATTCCAAGTAGCAGCTCAATATAAATTTACAAATGTTGGTGATTTTAAAGGAGATTCTAATGGTATGGTTAAAACACCAACTTTAAGAAATATTACTGAAACAGCTCCATATTTCCATAATGGACAAATTTGGTCATTAAATGAAGCAGTTAAAGAAATGGGTTCTGTACAATTAGGAATTCAAATTTCAGATGCTGATGCTGCTGAAATAGTTACATTCTTAAAAGCATTAAAAGGAACTAAACCAGAAATTGTTTATCCACAATTACCAGAATCTACAATAGAGACTGAAAAACCATCTTTTGATTAA